ATCGGCCACGACTTCGACAAAAACCTGGACCTGGGCTGGGGCATTTTCTCGTACGTGAACAAGTGGCTCATTATCCCCGCCTTCGATTTCCTTGAAAACTACATCGGCAACTACGGCATCATCATCATCCTGCTGGTGCTTTATATCAAGACCATTCTCTTCCCGCTCACTTACAAGTCGTACGTGTCGATGGCGAAGATGAAGGTGCTGAAGCCGGAGATCGACGCCATCAAGGAGCGCAACGACGGCGATATGCAGAAGACGCAGATGGAGACGATGAAGCTCTACCAGGAAATGGGCGTAAACCCCATCAGCGGCTGTATCCCGATGCTGCTGCAGATTCCGATCCTGTTCGCAATGTTCAACTTCTTCCCGAACTCCATCGAGCTGCGGCAGGAGCCGTTCCTATGGGCGGCAGACCTCTCTACCTACGACGTCTTCATGAAGCTGCCGTTCACCATTCCGTTCTATGGCGACCACGTGAGCATGTTCACGCTCCTGATGACGGCCTCCACCATCCTGTATACCTGGTCTAACAACCAGGTGAACACGATGCAGGGTCCTATGAAGTTCTACAGCTATTTGATGCCGTTCATCTTCATGTTCGTGCTGAACTCCTACCCCGCTGGCCTTTCCTTCTATTACTTCATGTCTAACATCGTTACCTTCGGACAGCAGGCCGCCATCCGCAAGTTCGTGGACGAGGGCAAAATAAGAGCGAAACTGGAAGACAACAAGCATAAGATAAAAGAGAAGAAGAAAACCGGCGGCCCATCGTTTACAGAGCGTATGCAGGAAGCCATGCGCCAAGCCTCTGAAAAAGAGCAGCAGAAACGCAAAGCAAAGAAATAGAGCGAAGCCGCTCCCCGAAAAGCCCCTGAGACTTCAGGGGCTTTTTTGTTATATAACGTCTGCAGCACTTTTCGAACAAGTCTGGATATAACCTTACAGAAGCAGACTTTCGTACTGCAGATAACTGTGCAATCCCGGGGTTAGAATTTGCGTGGTTTACTGAATAGAAAGCCTGACAATGGCTATTGCCGCTAACAGATAATATATAAAAGCTATACATGAAAAAGACATATAATTACCATTCCTATTTGCTGTCCATGCTTTGCCTGCTCCTGCTCGGCGGCTGCGGCGACGGGGACGGAGTCATTTTCTCCATACAGGATGATTTAAAGCTGGGGCAGCAGGTGGCCCACGAGGTGGACTCTACTTACCGGGCCGAGGGAAAGCTGCTGGAGCGCGGCAGCGGCGACCCCGATGTGCAGCAGGCCTACCAGAGCATCGACCGCATCGTGGGCCGCATCCTCACGTCGGGGCAGGTTAAGTACCAGGAGGAGTTTCCGTGGACGGTGAAAATCATAAGTGATGACGAGACACTGAATGCCTTCGCCACGCCGGGGGGCCATATATATGTCTATACGGGCCTCATCAAATACCTCGAGAACGAAGACCATTTCGCCGGGGTGCTGGCCCACGAAATCGCCCATGCCGACAAGCGCCACAGCGTGAAGCAACTGCAACGCAACTACGGCATCTCCCTGCTGCTCTCGATTGCGCTCGGCAACGACCCCGGCGCGCTGCAGCAGATTGCGGCCCAGCTAACCGGAACACTCACCGGATTGAAGTTTAGCCGCGATGCCGAAGCAGAGGCCGACAGAGCCTCGGTGGCCTATCTGGCAGGCACCAACTACTATGCCTGCGATGGCGCTGCCGGTTTCTTCCTCAAGCTGGAGCAGGACGCGCAGCGGGGCGGCGCTCCGCCCGAGTTCCTGAGCAC
This window of the Pontibacter russatus genome carries:
- a CDS encoding M48 family metalloprotease: MKKTYNYHSYLLSMLCLLLLGGCGDGDGVIFSIQDDLKLGQQVAHEVDSTYRAEGKLLERGSGDPDVQQAYQSIDRIVGRILTSGQVKYQEEFPWTVKIISDDETLNAFATPGGHIYVYTGLIKYLENEDHFAGVLAHEIAHADKRHSVKQLQRNYGISLLLSIALGNDPGALQQIAAQLTGTLTGLKFSRDAEAEADRASVAYLAGTNYYACDGAAGFFLKLEQDAQRGGAPPEFLSTHPASDNRIQNIQEMAEQESCKTNASPDTDFLQLKKALNI